From the Streptococcus oralis ATCC 35037 genome, one window contains:
- the comC gene encoding competence-stimulating peptide ComC encodes MKNTEKLEQFKEVTEAELQEIRGGDKRLPYFFKHLFSNRTK; translated from the coding sequence ATGAAAAATACAGAAAAGTTGGAACAATTTAAAGAAGTAACAGAGGCAGAATTGCAGGAGATTCGAGGTGGAGATAAAAGACTACCTTACTTTTTTAAACATCTTTTTTCAAATAGGACAAAGTAG
- the rlmH gene encoding 23S rRNA (pseudouridine(1915)-N(3))-methyltransferase RlmH, giving the protein MKIKIVTVGKLKEKYLKDGIAEYTKRISRFAKLEMIEVTDEKTPDKASELENQKILETEGERILSKVGERDFVVVLAIEGKTLSSEEFSKQLEQASIKGYSTLTFIIGGSLGLAPVVKNRANLSVSFGRLTLPHQLMRLVLVEQIYRAFTIQQGSPYHK; this is encoded by the coding sequence ATGAAAATAAAAATTGTAACAGTAGGAAAATTAAAAGAAAAATACCTTAAAGATGGAATTGCTGAATATACCAAACGAATTTCACGTTTCGCCAAATTAGAAATGATTGAGGTCACTGATGAGAAGACACCTGACAAAGCCAGTGAATTAGAAAATCAAAAAATCTTGGAAACAGAAGGTGAAAGAATTCTTTCTAAGGTTGGAGAAAGAGACTTTGTCGTTGTTCTAGCCATTGAAGGAAAAACACTCTCCTCAGAGGAATTTAGTAAGCAACTAGAGCAAGCTTCTATCAAAGGATACTCAACGCTTACTTTTATCATTGGAGGAAGTTTGGGTCTAGCTCCTGTTGTAAAAAATAGGGCCAATCTTTCTGTCAGTTTTGGACGTCTGACATTACCACATCAGTTAATGAGATTAGTTTTAGTTGAACAAATTTACCGTGCTTTTACAATTCAACAGGGTTCTCCTTACCACAAATAG